In Nitrospirota bacterium, a single genomic region encodes these proteins:
- the accC gene encoding acetyl-CoA carboxylase biotin carboxylase subunit yields the protein MFKKILVANRGEIAMRIIRACRELNIATAAIYSEADTAGIYVKKADEAYLVGPGPVKGFLDMQQIVDLAKRIGADAVHPGYGFLSENAQFAHLCRASGMTFIGPSPQAIHLMGNKVKARELAKEVGVPIVPGTDGGVAGAEEALAFARTVGYPVMIKASAGGGGRGLRVVRSDAELKESMETASREAEAAFGDGSLFIEKYIDRPHHIEFQILADQHGNVIHLGERDCSIQRRHQKLIEIAPSLILTPKLRAEMGEAAIAIARAVDYDNAGTVEFLLDQEGRYYFIEMNPRIQVEHTVTEQITAIDIVRNQISIAAGKPLDIRQEDVTLQGHAIQCRINAEDPRNNFRPCTGTVTAYLSPGGIGVRIDGAVYKDYTIPPYYDALLAKLTVRGRTWEEAVSRMHRSLEEYVLRGVKTTIPFMKAIMEEPDFRAGRFDTSYLETHPELFNYDERIEPEDLVLAISAAIAAYEGL from the coding sequence ATGTTCAAGAAAATCCTGGTCGCCAACCGGGGCGAAATCGCTATGCGGATCATCCGCGCCTGCCGCGAATTGAACATCGCGACGGCCGCCATCTATTCGGAAGCGGACACCGCCGGCATCTATGTCAAAAAGGCCGACGAGGCCTACTTGGTCGGGCCGGGACCGGTGAAGGGCTTCCTGGACATGCAACAGATCGTCGACCTGGCCAAGCGTATCGGCGCAGACGCCGTCCATCCCGGCTACGGATTCCTTTCGGAAAACGCTCAGTTCGCCCATCTGTGTCGGGCTTCCGGCATGACCTTCATCGGTCCAAGTCCCCAAGCCATCCATCTCATGGGCAACAAAGTCAAGGCCCGGGAATTGGCCAAGGAAGTCGGAGTTCCGATCGTTCCCGGAACCGACGGCGGTGTGGCCGGCGCGGAGGAAGCCCTGGCCTTCGCTCGGACCGTCGGCTACCCGGTCATGATCAAAGCCAGCGCCGGCGGCGGAGGACGGGGGCTGCGCGTCGTCCGCTCGGACGCCGAACTCAAAGAGAGCATGGAGACCGCCTCCCGAGAAGCCGAGGCCGCCTTCGGCGACGGGAGCCTGTTCATCGAGAAATACATCGACCGGCCGCATCACATCGAGTTTCAGATCCTGGCCGACCAGCACGGAAACGTCATCCATCTCGGGGAGCGGGATTGCTCGATCCAGCGCCGCCACCAGAAACTGATCGAGATCGCGCCGTCGCTGATCCTGACGCCGAAGCTCCGGGCGGAGATGGGCGAGGCCGCCATCGCCATCGCCCGCGCGGTCGACTATGACAACGCCGGCACGGTGGAATTTTTGCTGGATCAGGAAGGCCGGTACTATTTCATCGAGATGAACCCGCGCATCCAGGTCGAGCATACGGTCACCGAGCAGATCACCGCGATCGACATCGTACGGAACCAGATTTCGATCGCCGCGGGCAAGCCGCTGGATATCCGGCAGGAAGACGTCACGCTTCAGGGCCATGCCATTCAGTGCCGCATCAACGCGGAGGACCCCCGCAACAATTTCCGGCCCTGCACCGGTACCGTCACGGCGTACCTCTCGCCCGGCGGGATCGGCGTCCGGATCGACGGCGCGGTGTACAAGGACTACACGATTCCACCCTATTATGACGCCCTGCTGGCCAAGCTGACGGTCCGGGGCCGCACCTGGGAAGAGGCGGTCAGCCGGATGCATCGCTCGCTGGAGGAATACGTGCTGCGCGGGGTGAAAACGACGATCCCGTTCATGAAGGCGATCATGGAAGAACCGGACTTTCGGGCCGGCCGGTTCGACACCTCCTATTTGGAGACGCACCCGGAACTCTTCAACTACGACGAGCGGATCGAACCCGAGGACCTGGTCCTGGCCATCTCCGCGGCGATCGCGGCGTATGAAGGACTGTAG
- a CDS encoding IPT/TIG domain-containing protein: MWKHVSPVLTLLLITGFVAVPVGVARGEGANVEGSGFSLFDMESIKGFDAQKVEKDPVCDRTKRPKILKVEPDEAKPGEKVVIKGENFGTKECFHGVAFSAAGAAQVEYKFVNDSTIEAVVPDTKAGMTFIDVVAGGGNARSKGFLIKPK; encoded by the coding sequence ATGTGGAAACACGTCTCTCCGGTTCTCACATTGCTGCTCATCACGGGATTCGTCGCCGTGCCTGTCGGCGTCGCCCGAGGTGAAGGGGCCAATGTCGAGGGTTCCGGCTTCTCCCTGTTCGATATGGAATCCATCAAGGGCTTTGACGCCCAAAAGGTGGAGAAGGATCCCGTCTGCGACCGAACCAAGCGCCCGAAGATCCTGAAGGTCGAGCCGGATGAAGCGAAGCCCGGCGAAAAAGTCGTCATTAAGGGCGAGAATTTCGGCACGAAGGAATGTTTCCACGGCGTGGCCTTCAGCGCTGCCGGAGCCGCGCAGGTGGAATATAAGTTCGTCAACGACTCCACCATCGAAGCGGTCGTTCCCGACACGAAGGCCGGTATGACCTTCATCGATGTCGTGGCGGGCGGTGGAAACGCCCGCTCCAAGGGATTTCTGATCAAGCCGAAGTAA
- a CDS encoding substrate-binding domain-containing protein — MRARILLALLCGLTIAGIPLLGIGGDVSGSLIIAGNGPELQTIEALARAFEKANPRAYVDILWDENSKPVELVKSGRVHLAVTGTEDPELSATQIAWDGIAIIVNLSNFTKEVTKQQVADIFSGKVRMWSDLGGPETRILVIDRPRNQNIRDAFEAQLGIEGKIHNSAKVIGRDDKVIKTVVGTLPPMSAVAYVSLGQALAAVTTGVAVRLLPVDKVEPEMPTVKDGRYPLRRPVLLLSKKEPNPVVDAFREFALSDAGQKIVSEAYTPLAKKQS, encoded by the coding sequence ATGCGAGCGAGAATTCTGCTCGCGTTATTGTGTGGTCTTACCATCGCCGGCATCCCCCTCCTGGGCATCGGCGGCGATGTGTCGGGCTCGCTCATCATCGCCGGCAACGGCCCGGAACTGCAAACCATCGAAGCCCTTGCCAGAGCCTTCGAAAAAGCCAATCCGCGGGCCTACGTCGATATTCTCTGGGATGAAAATTCCAAGCCCGTCGAATTGGTGAAATCAGGCCGCGTGCATCTCGCCGTCACCGGAACCGAGGACCCGGAACTGTCGGCCACCCAGATCGCCTGGGACGGCATCGCCATCATCGTCAATCTCTCCAATTTCACGAAGGAAGTGACAAAGCAACAGGTTGCCGATATCTTTTCGGGCAAAGTCAGGATGTGGTCCGATCTGGGAGGACCGGAGACCAGGATTCTGGTGATCGACCGGCCTCGCAACCAGAACATCCGCGATGCCTTCGAAGCGCAATTGGGCATTGAAGGCAAGATCCACAATTCGGCCAAAGTGATCGGGCGCGACGACAAGGTGATCAAAACGGTGGTCGGCACCCTCCCGCCCATGTCCGCCGTGGCCTATGTGTCTCTCGGGCAGGCTCTGGCGGCCGTCACGACGGGTGTCGCGGTGCGGTTGCTTCCTGTCGATAAAGTTGAACCGGAAATGCCGACGGTGAAGGACGGGCGCTATCCGCTTCGCCGGCCCGTGTTGCTTCTCTCGAAGAAAGAGCCCAATCCGGTGGTCGACGCGTTCCGGGAGTTCGCCCTGTCCGACGCGGGCCAGAAAATCGTTTCCGAAGCGTATACGCCGCTCGCAAAAAAACAATCCTAG
- a CDS encoding zinc ribbon domain-containing protein — protein sequence MPMYEYRCEGCGEQFEIVQSVHARPEDTVCPHCKAQKATRLLSSFASKVVGDHKPTYSEMKAYSMLNERMHKFSKLPPMFGKRTDPPPMGTYIGQQDPSSTTDRGSENS from the coding sequence ATGCCGATGTATGAATATCGCTGCGAAGGCTGCGGCGAACAGTTCGAGATCGTCCAATCCGTGCACGCGAGACCGGAAGACACCGTGTGTCCCCACTGTAAAGCCCAGAAGGCGACCCGCCTGCTCTCATCCTTCGCCTCGAAAGTCGTCGGCGACCATAAGCCGACGTATTCGGAGATGAAGGCATACAGCATGCTCAATGAACGGATGCACAAGTTTTCGAAGCTGCCGCCGATGTTCGGCAAGCGAACCGACCCCCCGCCCATGGGAACGTATATCGGGCAGCAGGACCCGTCTTCCACAACCGACCGCGGCTCAGAGAATTCCTGA